The nucleotide window CAACTATCCAAGAAGTTCATTCACAAATCAAAGAATGGGATGAACTTCGACATAAGCTCCCATACGAAACCGATGGTGTGGTTATAAAAATCAACCAATCATCACTGCGTGAGCAACTCGGAACTACATCGAAATTCCCGCGTTGGGCTATAGCCTATAAATTTGAAGCCGAACAAGCTACTACTATAATTAATGATATTACCCTTCAAGTTGGACGATTAGGGACTATTACGCCCGTGGCTGAACTTAATCCGGTATTACTTGCGGGAACCACAGTAAAACGAGCTTCCCTTCATAATGAAGATGAAATTCAACGTAAAGACATTCGTATCGGAGATTCTGTAGTTGTTGAAAAAGCTGGTGAAATCATCCCTCAGGTCATAAGTGTAGTAAATCCTGACAACCCAGATCGAAATCAACCTTTTGAATTCCCTTCTCATTGTCCAGCATGTAGTGCTGAACTCATTAAGTATGAAGGTGAAGTGGCTTGGAGATGTATTAATCCTATTTGTCCACCGCAACTGCGAATAAAAATTGAACATTTTGCCGCTCGTGATGCTCTAGATATCGATGGACTTGGGGAATCCGTTGTAGATCAACTGGTTTCAGCTAATTTGATTACCAATTACGCTGATCTTTATGACCTTAGCATTGATCAAATTACGCCACTAGAGCGTATGGCTGAAAAAAGTGCCCAAAATCTTATCAATGGAATTGAAAAGAGTAAATCACAACCTTTCGAAAAAGTATTGTATGCCCTTGGTATTCGCTTTGTTGGTAAGACCGTTGCAAAGGATTTAGCCTATGCATTTAAATCCCTATCTGCACTCCAATCTGCTACTGAAGAAGAACTACTTGCCGTAGATTCTATCGGCCCTCGAATAGCCGAATCAGTGGTAAGCTTCTTCCAGAATGAAACCAATCAGGCCATCATTCAACGCTTAGTTGAAGCTGGACTTCAATTTGAAGTGGAAGAGAAAGAACAAGCTTCATCTGCATTAGAAGGCATGAAAATCGTGTTAACAGGAACTTTACCGACTCTTTCTAGAAATGAGGCTAAAGAATTGATTGAGAAGCATGGCGGTAAGACAACCTCGTCGGTGAGTAAAAATACAGATGCGGTATTAGCTGGTGAAGCTGCTGGTAGTAAGCTTACAAAAGCTCAAGACCTAGGCATTGAAATTTGGGATGAAGAATCATTCCTTCAGAAAATCGGAGAATAAGCCTGATTCATTCTAGTTCTATATTTCAAATCGATTTCACTATCTTATTTTAACTAATGAAGGATAGACCATGGAATTGAACCCGCTTGATACGGAACAAATCGGTTTAAAAACACTCGAGAAGCATCTGATTAGATCTTCAACCAAAGTTTCTTTAAAAATTGGGCTTCCGAAAGAGATTTCGAACGATGAAAAGAGAATCTCTTTAACCCCTGGTGGTGTTTCTATTCTTCGAGGAAATGGTCATGAAGTCTATATTGAGAAAGGAGCCGGTGAAGAAGCTAACTTTTCTGACCGTGACTATGCAGATGCTGGTGCTGAGATCGCTTACAGCACCCAAGATGTGTTTAAGAAGTCGGAGCTCATTCTAAAAGTAGCCCCACTCACCTCCGATGAGCTGGAATACCTCGAGCCAGAACAATCCATTATTTCTGCCCTACATATGGGCAATCAAAATGAGGCTTATGTACAAGCTCTAATTGAAAAGTCGATTACGGGTATTGCCTATGAATTCATTAAAGATCGTGATAATGAATTTCCAATCGTCCGTATGATGCATGAAATCACAGGCTCAATTGCGGTTCAA belongs to Balneola vulgaris DSM 17893 and includes:
- the ligA gene encoding NAD-dependent DNA ligase LigA, with the translated sequence MKKEEAKTRVQELRTLLEEANKAYYDHAQPFMSDKEFDEKLKELEQLEAEFGLLDPSSPTQRVGGEVSSEFETVEHPIPLLSLDNTYNEEELNDFDKRVQKLLGHNNYDYFVELKFDGASIRLRYEHGKLVVGATRGDGQKGDDITRNIRTIRDIPLQLKGNYPEVVEVRGEAFMEREAFARLNQKREEEDLSTFANPRNSTAGSLKMQDPKAVAQRPIKFFAFDVLFDNEDQQLTQSKKNELMQEFGLPINEHPKVCSTIQEVHSQIKEWDELRHKLPYETDGVVIKINQSSLREQLGTTSKFPRWAIAYKFEAEQATTIINDITLQVGRLGTITPVAELNPVLLAGTTVKRASLHNEDEIQRKDIRIGDSVVVEKAGEIIPQVISVVNPDNPDRNQPFEFPSHCPACSAELIKYEGEVAWRCINPICPPQLRIKIEHFAARDALDIDGLGESVVDQLVSANLITNYADLYDLSIDQITPLERMAEKSAQNLINGIEKSKSQPFEKVLYALGIRFVGKTVAKDLAYAFKSLSALQSATEEELLAVDSIGPRIAESVVSFFQNETNQAIIQRLVEAGLQFEVEEKEQASSALEGMKIVLTGTLPTLSRNEAKELIEKHGGKTTSSVSKNTDAVLAGEAAGSKLTKAQDLGIEIWDEESFLQKIGE